From Leishmania major strain Friedlin complete genome, chromosome 8:
GAAGACCTGGCTAGGGCAgtcggcgcgccagcaggtGCTGTGGTCCCGCccggcgatgctgccgccgctgatgtgCGCACTCTTCACGTGTGTAATGCGTGGAATGGAGTCGCAGCAGTTCTCGCCGCGCGTGCTAAGCGTGCTGGCAAGTGGgctggcggcgatggcggcccACGTGGACGCGGCAACTGCGAACGAGGGCGATGCGGAGGTCGACAGCgttgacggcgacgacgacgagggcgagggtGTTGGCGAAAGGAAAGCCGAGGCGCCGGCTAGCAGCGCGCCAGCCACAAAGGGcgacgagcgccgccgcccgcagAAGCGACGACTCGAGGCCGGCACCGAAGCGTGGGTGACAGGTACCGCCACCCCCGCGCACGTCAAGCgagccgccctcgccgccgccacgtcAGCACTCTTCGAGGTGGCGCACCACTACATCCACATCTTCACcgccttcagcagcgacatGGACTTCCTCTTCACAGACTTCCTGAGGGTGCTCAGCCAGCACTTCCTGCCCACCGTGGCACGGCCTCCCATCGCCCATCGCGTCGGTGTGCGCATCGGCAGCACGGTACGGTCGGACGTGTCGTTTGCTGACCTCGCTTACACGTGCGTCGGCAATGCGGAAAGCAAGTCGCTGCTCaggcaggcggcgctgcgtatggaggaggaggggttgatggacagcagcagtgccggcGGTGGTATCGCTGGCGAAGGTAAACGTGGGTCAGCGCTGACGGACGGCAGCCGAAGTATCTTCCGGGTGGCGTAGCCggctcgcctctctctgcaAGGCCGGCGTTGTCTGCTAGCCGTGTCGTTGCCGGGAGTGTTTCCGGCGGTGTTCGTTTCCTTCTTGACCgacctctctccctctcttctccgtATGGTGCGCTAAATAAAGAAGGTAcaaggggaagagaggcggtggtggtggggtgggcggcagcggcggcggtgtggtGATGACTGGTTCACGGATGCCGTTGCCCGTGTCTTCCGTCGTCTCATCCCCGCCCTTCCTCCCGTCTCCACGGCACCTCGCCCCTCTTCGCGCCTGTGCCCGACCGAATGAACTCTCTAATCctcacacccacacccctcctcccctctccgtAATGGTCTTCGATGAAGCGGCAGACGTGCTCTgttcggtgtgtgtgtgtgtgtgtgtagggaGGGTCGTCCCGGTTTTGGCTGGTGACAGACGTCTCTGTCGGTGCGGGCGCTGCAATGCGCCTCCTTCTGtctctcgcacgcacacacacacacacacacatctctctgtctccctcttccaGATGTCCCGTGAAGAACTCGAGAGGGACAAAGCTGTCGGAGCACGCAGACAGAAATCGGCAAAGTCACGTGCAGACAATGCAGTTGTGCTtgtgtgagcgtgtgtggCCTAGTCGGCGCCACCCTGCGTGTGACGGTGGCCCTCTTATGCGTACCGTcgatctctccctctgtgtgtgtgtgttatcccactcgcccttctccgccttcgtCTTTCGCGCCGTCTTCACGACCGCTGCtacgcacatgcgcgcctccgccttgcCGCATCGGCAGGTtgctcgccctccctcccccctcccccttcttctctgtCTCACGCCCCGTGTCCTTCACACCGCTTGCATCATGCGCGAGCACATTGACACGCTGCTGTCCCTGCGCATTCGCGATGTCGTGCAACAAGTCGTCACTATTAGCCTCTTCCTGAGCGTCGTCCTCGTTGgctggcgcggcgcggcggtgatcACCAACTGCGAGGCCAGCATCGTCGTGGTGCTGAGCGGGAGTATGGAGCCTGGCTACCATCGCGGCGAtgtgctcctgctgcaccatCGCCCCGAGTACCCGGTGGAGGTGGGCGACATCATCGTCTACACGCTGCCGGGACAGGACATTCCTATTGTGCACCGCGTCCACCGCATCCACGAGCGTGCCGAGGATCATAAAAGACTATACCTGACGAAGGGCGACAACAACATGAATGACGACCGCTTTCTCTTCCATGACGGGCGGGAGTGGGTGGAGCAGGACATGATTATCGGCAAGACGTTCGCCTACGTGCCACGCATCGGGTACCTGACCATCGTGTTTAACGAGTCAAAAACTATCAAGTACGTTGCGCTGGCTCTCTTGGGCTTCTTTATGCTGACCTCCACACAGGAGCTGTAAGCTGCGGTGGCAccgaccgccgctgctcttgctgGGAGTGAATGGATATGTGCCgtggctgctgatgccgcacgcacgcgcccacGAACTCTAGTAGACGCTCCCGCTGTTGGTAACAGGGTCGAAAAGTGGCAGCGGTTGGGTAACTACGGCAGCTGCACATGCACTCGAGGTCAGTGTGCATTGTctttgtatgtgtgtgtatgtggccCACATCGCGTCGTGCGCCCCGAGTGCGCGAACTCCGCTTCCTGTCGATCTTGGGCCCCTTCCCCTCACCCCTTCTCTCACCCGCACCGTTCCCTCCCCGTGTGTAGTCTGAAAACCTGGACTGTGCATCTGCCTGCTGCCCATGGCCACACGCGTCGCTTATTCTTCCACGCGTCCTTtgagggggagaagagggggtgcGCTGCGTCtatctctgtgtgtgtgtgtgtgtgtgtgtgtgtgcagcgcgcgcagaggagaagcgaTCGAGGggcatacatatatgtatatatatatatatatattcatGGACGAGGGAGCTAAGGGCAGGAGGGGGTCTCTCCCAGCCCCCTCctcactccccccccctcaaaACCGCTACCTCAACCGGACAAcatgtgtgagtgtgtgtcaGCGCCTTGTTTCTTTTCGAAGACTTCATGCACACGCATGGCTTGCGTGGCGCACAGTTGAacggaaagagggaaggggaggccTCCTTGAGGCCTTCATGCGATGAGCCTCACgaagacgcgcgcgcgcacacacacacgccagctcCTGCTGATTGGCTTCATTATCCCTccttctttctttctcttcctcgcaTCTCCGAACAGTGCACATCAcccacgcagacgcgcgcgaGTCAGCAccgaggcagaggcggcgacaGTAACTTAGCCATACGGTGTGCAGCCTCACGTTAACAacccacccacacgcatCCGGACTCACCGGAAGCCCAGCCTTCCGTTCTTCTctcacgctctctctctctctttctgtttcgcccctcccctccccccccccacacacacaaaaaaaaaaatccaCGTATCCCTGTTCTCATTCTGTTGTGTCGAAGCAACGATGCGCCCCGTGACGCGATCGCcactcctcgtcgccgccgtcgtggtggCAGCCACGTTGTGCCTCAACGGTGACAACGCTATCTTGTCCTTGTCCTCTGGTGTGCGTCTGGCACACGCGAATGGCCCCATCACGAAAGATCAGTGCTTCATCCTTAACCCGCAGCCGACCGTCACGTCCTGCAACGCGTACCTGCCGCCTATTGTTGACTTGTACGGCTCGCTGCCCTACGACACGACGCCGGATTACGCGGACTGCGTAAAGGAGCGGTGCCTTTGCACGGGCGCCGCGACGAGTACGGCCATCAAGACGAGCGGCTTCTTCTGCAACAGCTCTGGCTGGATGGAGAGCGGCTACACGACCTGTAACGTGTTGGTCGACTGCTTCTCTAAGTTCTGGCGGTGCATCAACAGGGCACTCTACATGCGCTACCTCACAGACCGCGAGAACCTCGATTCGGGCGAAGTGGATCTTATAACCGACCTGATCTCCCACGGCAGCCACCCTGGTGAGCCGTTCGATATCACCGATACATTCCGCTCGTGCCGTCTGATgatgtgcgccgccgcgaacTCGCGCCAGAACTGCGGCCTCGTCACGTGCCTGCCGAACTACACCCAGTGCGACGAGTACATCCgccctccgccgctgccgtatACGCATCCACTGTGCACGCAGGGATGCCGTGCCGCCCTGCTGATGATGGCGCTGACGATCGCCGCTGTGTCCTTCTCTGcttgctgcttctgctgctgcccggcgCAGGTCCGCATCAGCGAGCCCGTGCTAATGGAAGAGGTGCCGGCGCATAAGGTCGAGCTGAGCTCCATGAGGAGCGAAGTGGAAGCCCAGGCTAGGCGGCATCGGACGAACGATCCGTACACGCAGTAGGGCGTACCAACAAAAATGAGAGACGCGCAGGGAACGAAACACCGCAaaggaagcggaggagagaagaggggccagcagccacaacagcagcggctgcaggtgGCGCTCCCACTGCAGTCTTttggcagagagagagcaagcgaAATGGTAGCAGCGGGTGCGAGCGAAGGGCGTGGACGGGGTTGTCGATGTAGGCTACAGACGCATCCCTGACGCGTACATCCgctccttcccttctccccctccctctgtgtgtgtgtgtgtgtctgtgtctgtgtctgtgtcggtgtcggtgtctgtgtgcacacacgtatatatgtgtatgttGTGCCCTCCCTTGCGttgtgtgagtgtgtctgGTGTCGGCGTTATGCGTCGCCATCTCTAGCATACACACAGGCCGGCATgcagacacagacgcacaagCATGATGAGTGCTTCGCTGCATCTTCCTCTGTTCGGCTCCTGTCTTGCTGTCCCCTGCCGCTCCCTGCTGGGCTTGTATGTGTGctcccatctctctctctccctctccccctcctcccactcATAGTGTGTCGCCGACGTCTCGCTTGATGCCCACGCGCatccgcacacacgcctgGAAGCATTGTCTtgtccttccctctctccctgtcttTTTACACCCCTTATGTGGTGCGTgctcgcgtgcgtgtgtgtgtgtacatcttttcgttttcccATTGAtgctctgtgtgcgcgcgcgcctgcgtaTGTCgcgcttgcttgcttgcttgctgtTTTCCTATGGTTTAGATGTCTGTTGCTTCACCTCTGTTGGTgggcagagggagaagaggatgGGGGTTCTGGTGATcatgtgtgcctctctctctccttctctctctctcggcaTGCATTCCCGTGCTTGACGACGGTGGCACTGACGGACTCTGTGTTGTCTTCATTTTCGTTCGCGCgttgctgtgcgtgtgtgtgtgtgtgtgtgtgtgtgtgtggtgtgtgctcGCGTTTTTTCTCCTTTGGGGGGAgcacaaacgaaaaagggggagggcgtaggcgagcgagagaggcagtGGTCATGGCGACGTACTGCCGTGGAGAAAATCGGGAGAGGAGGCTCTCAGTATGCGCAGATGCCCGCGCGCTCCCACCCCTTCCTCTTCATCCCTCCTCGGACTCTGCATCGCAACGTGACTCTGCCTTGTCTCggtctgcgtgcgtgtgttcggGTGGGTCGGTCTAGGCGATCGAGGAACGGCTGCCCACGGCGCAACGCGTTTCCGGCAGATCACGCGTCGTCCAACCTCGTGCcccgctctcgctcgctcgccgtCTCACTCACCGTGCTCCTCGTACACATTCGCCCTCGGGCTTCATTTTCCATCGCTTCagtgcaccaccaccaccaccaccgaaGAAGGGGTCTCGTTGTTCCTCCTTCTGTATCTGGCGTGCAGagggtgtgtctgtgtcgaTCTgcttgtgtatgtgtggtgggggtgagggggaggtgtGCTGCCCGGAGCTTCCTCAGCCACTTCCCTGCTTCCTCTCTCGTTTTCGTGTGTCGCGACGGCGGTTAGGGCCGTCACGGCAGTAGTGACAGCCGGGCTACCCTGCAACCCACTCACCAAAACCCCTCCTTCGCCCTCTGTACGGCTGCATCTCTCTGTATGTCGAACCCAGCCATTCACTAATCCGTCCTGCCGTGCCCGTTGTCGCCGTTGTTTCGTTGTGCCTCTGCAGGAATAACGACAGTGTtccacctccccctccctccctctcttccccctcctgATCCTCGCCCTGCCCTCGAATCAGTGTTATCGCGTATGCCGTATTGAGTGGAAGCGGCAGAGAGGGGTTGGTGAATCTCCGACTGGCGGGATGGAGATGCCCATCGGGTGTGCGGAAGAGCCTGCAACGCTGCCAGAAGCAGGCACAAACGTGTGGCAGAGGCGAAAGCTGACGCGACGCCATCATAGAGCTGCACACGGCGAGCGGTGAAGGAggcagctccagcgccacAGAACGAAGCTCAGCACCCATAtgcaacgccgtcgccactttagccgcctccaccgccgccctaGGCAGCGGCCCAGCAACCTGCATCGCCTGCACATGAACAGGATGTGCTCCAGAGATTTGTGTACCCTCGTGTGGGTGTTTTAATGCCGCAGGGTGATGTGCTTGTCTGTGCATCTGGGACACAAACATGCAAAACAATGGATCCACTGGTGacggtgcacgcgcgcgcggaagcgcagcagcgacgagcacCCAACAGGCACGTACTCCCCACTGGCAAGAGCGCACGTCGATTTTGATGGTGGGTGGGATACGTTGGAGGCAGGGGCCCTGCTTGGATGACGGAAATCGATGCATGGCtgcagcgtgtgtgtgtgtgtgtttgcgcgtgtgcgtcgagGGCTGCTGTGCCCCACGCAGAGGGGGttgggggcctgtggcagtTGCAACAAGAGTGGGGGCGCGTCAAGGGCGAAGAGGGAcgtccccacccacccacccgcccagACCCACGCACAGCCTCACCCACCCTCTCGCCTATCCTTGTTTCCTTTACTTCTGTATCGCTCCATCGCTCGATGTCTCCACGGCCTCGCCGCCCCAGCATGTATTATCGCTTACGCTCCAGCCTTTCCCTGCATACAGTCgcagcacacatacacacacacacacacacacacacacacgcacacgccataCAAGCACACAACCACGTGTGCAAGCCATTCCTGACGCGCACAcatccctcctctccccgccgTCGCGTCACACGCGGCCAAGGCGCACAGCAAGCGGAAATCGCACAGGACAAACAAAATGGAGCATCCGGAGCACAGCAACCAGCGCCCGGAAGGGAACAACAATACCGAAGCACCGGCGCCAGTGAAAgcggaggccgccgctgccgtgtcgGCACAGCAGATATCGCTGAAGGTCGTcaacgccgacggcgcggagaTGTTCTTCAAGATCAAGCGAGGGACGCAGCTGAAGAAGCTGATCGACGCGTACTGCAAGAAGCAGGGCATCTCCCGCGGGAGCGTTCGCTTCTTGTTCGACGGCGCACCGATCGATGAGATGAAGACGCCCGAGGATTTGGGGatggaggacgacgacgtgATTGATGCCATGGTAGAGCAGACCGGCGGGTCTGCGGTGAGGCAGCTGTGAAGGCCGACTTCTTCGTTTATGCGCAGCTGTGTCgatcccttcccccccccccccacacacacacacacttctcctccctcccaaCGCCCGTcatggcgcacgcacagccgaAATAGACACACGTAGCACAGATAGTAAGCCGCGGGTCACAGAAGACAGAGGGAGGAAACATGGGGGCGGGTGCTGAAGGGGAGGTGGCGAACGGCGCGGAAGGGTGTAGAGAACATGCACAAGATGGCACGGCACGTGTGTACCTCTCAATGTCCGCTtgctcgcgcgcacacgcggatAGCGTTGCCCTCGCCTTCGCCTGctcaccaccgctgccccgcctcgcaccctctcccccacccccggctgggtaggggggagggggcggtggtgacgcTCGGCGTTTGGCCAAACCAGAATACGAAAAGGAAGCTGTCAAGCAGACGGCAAGGCGCAGATGTATTCGATGAGCATCGGTTTTACGCATCCGGATGCGTGTACTCGTACGCACGatgcgtgtctctgtgcatctctgcctctctgcctgtctttctctctctgtgtgtgtgtgtgtgtgtgtgcagagcCGATGAGAGGGACCAGAGACATTGCCGAACCGAATGTAGGTGCATCCTTTCCTCATTGGTTGTGGTGTTGGTGcgtcgttttcttttttctttgtcgatgccgtcgttgccgcctccctctccctatCTGGAGGTTATCTTGGTTGACGTCTCTGCGGCCCCGCCACTGCAcaggtggcggcagcaccttcttGGCGTGTATACGCTTGCCAGCGTGTGTCTCTGGCGAAGGGGTGTACGAGGAAGGGCGAGACGACGACAAAGGCGCCCACACTCCTCTCCCACATTTTcgtcgctcctcctccgtccaTCCCGCCTTCCTGCGACGTCTGCCTGCGCATGTGCGACGGGTCTGGTGTGGCTCCACCTTTCCTGTCTGCTCCTTCGGCCCTAAGGCAACGGaaacccccccccctccctgaTTATGCGGGGACCACCTCGGTGTGTCGTCTCATACAGGGTGCAGTACCACCCACACTAGAGGTGTGGAGAAGTCAAGCAGCCGGCAGCCTGCCCACCGGGTGCGCCTGCGGACTCTTGGCGTCGGCGGACATGTCTGGgacggccgctgcgccagagAGTCTTGCGGCCATGATGCCCACGTTTGCGCCAGCTCACTAGCAGTCATGCCGGCAATTCCGCTGAAAGGCATTCTACTATGAGAGCGTCCGGCTCGGCGTTGTGCCCAGCATTCCACGTGTGGTCCACGGTTCGCCCGGAGCTTGAAGCACACAGCATTGCACGCGGTGACCCTGCGCGCAACGATCTG
This genomic window contains:
- a CDS encoding putative signal peptidase type I, translated to MREHIDTLLSLRIRDVVQQVVTISLFLSVVLVGWRGAAVITNCEASIVVVLSGSMEPGYHRGDVLLLHHRPEYPVEVGDIIVYTLPGQDIPIVHRVHRIHERAEDHKRLYLTKGDNNMNDDRFLFHDGREWVEQDMIIGKTFAYVPRIGYLTIVFNESKTIKYVALALLGFFMLTSTQEL
- a CDS encoding putative small ubiquitin protein, producing the protein MEHPEHSNQRPEGNNNTEAPAPVKAEAAAAVSAQQISLKVVNADGAEMFFKIKRGTQLKKLIDAYCKKQGISRGSVRFLFDGAPIDEMKTPEDLGMEDDDVIDAMVEQTGGSAVRQL